The following proteins come from a genomic window of Schistocerca gregaria isolate iqSchGreg1 chromosome X, iqSchGreg1.2, whole genome shotgun sequence:
- the LOC126298311 gene encoding protein tipE, translating to MGSLSRVSRDEAHESSLVEKAKFYTSLCLGTVAVVSVFVFLFLIPFVVDPAVSTIVADYDPAPVTCATTEHVYAEGLHNCSWASCREGCTSAAPRCHQILVNYSRRAFAAGADPPAEWDVVNTRFFVNAEGCGYPPKVTLFPAFCVTATIKREERNEGQK from the coding sequence ATGGGTTCCCTCAGCAGGGTGTCCAGAGACGAGGCACACGAGTCGTCTCTGGTGGAGAAGGCCAAGTTCTACACGTCGCTGTGCCTGGGCACGGTGGCCGTCGTGTCGGTCTTCGTTTTCCTCTTCCTGATCCCGTTCGTCGTCGACCCGGCGGTGTCCACCATCGTGGCGGACTACGACCCGGCGCCGGTGACGTGCGCCACGACGGAGCACGTGTACGCCGAGGGGCTGCACAACTGCTCGTGGGCGTCCTGCCGCGAGGGCTGCACGTCCGCGGCGCCGCGCTGCCACCAGATCCTCGTCAACTACAGCCGGCGCGCGTTCGCTGCCGGCGCAGACCCGCCCGCCGAATGGGACGTGGTCAACACGCGCTTCTTCGTGAACGCAGAAGGCTGCGGATACCCACCCAAGGTAACGCTCTTTCCCGCCTTCTGCGTAACGGCCACAATAAAAAGAGAGGAAAGGAACGAAGGACAAAAATGA